One genomic window of Pseudomonas sp. LFM046 includes the following:
- a CDS encoding BCCT family transporter yields MSNNNKKDMFLITASLIAVALTVFGLAAFPAEAEALANRLFEVSTRTFGTTVQLFVFGSALAVLYLAFSKYGNIRLGNGKPEYSNMTWVFMFICAGMGSSTLYWGVMEWAYYYQTPGLNIAAGTREALDFSVSYSFFHWGISAWSLYALSSLALAYHFHVRKKSGLGLASIIEAVTGFRANGPVGRLVDLIFLLTMFGALTVSLALTASTLTRGLAGLTGVPDTFVTQLVVIGVVAVIFSLSSYIGIDDGMQRLSKMVCVGALGFAGVVFLVGPTQFTLNNTANAIGLMIQNYVHMSLFTDPAGDGAFTRNWTVFYWLWWVSYAPGVAMFVTRVSKGRKIKEVVTALLLGGSVGCWFFFGALESYSMHQFISGAIDVPRILSEQGGETAVEMLLTALPFGKVFLAVYLFIMAVFCASHMDAAAYAVAATSTRNLQEGQDPTPTHRLFWCVMLTLIPLAMLFAKASLSTMKTAVVLTAIPFLVILLTKIYGFFKWMVQDYGSMPAHLIEEEAVRRGLDESVEPPQAEEGVRLKTATAQ; encoded by the coding sequence ATGTCCAACAACAATAAGAAAGACATGTTCTTGATCACGGCGAGCCTGATCGCCGTGGCCTTGACCGTGTTCGGCCTTGCTGCGTTCCCCGCCGAGGCGGAGGCGCTCGCCAACCGGCTCTTCGAAGTATCCACCCGCACCTTCGGTACCACGGTGCAGCTGTTCGTCTTCGGCAGTGCCCTGGCGGTGCTGTACCTGGCCTTCAGCAAGTACGGCAATATCCGTCTCGGCAACGGCAAGCCGGAATACTCGAACATGACCTGGGTGTTCATGTTCATCTGCGCCGGCATGGGTTCGTCGACCCTCTATTGGGGCGTGATGGAGTGGGCGTACTACTACCAGACCCCCGGCCTGAACATCGCCGCCGGTACCCGTGAGGCGCTGGACTTCAGCGTCAGCTATTCCTTCTTCCACTGGGGCATCAGCGCCTGGTCGCTCTATGCGCTGTCGTCCCTGGCGCTGGCCTACCACTTCCACGTGCGCAAGAAGAGCGGCCTGGGCCTGGCGTCAATCATCGAAGCCGTCACTGGCTTCCGCGCCAACGGGCCGGTGGGCCGTCTGGTCGACCTGATCTTCCTGCTCACCATGTTCGGCGCGCTGACCGTTTCCCTGGCGCTGACCGCATCCACCCTGACCCGTGGCCTGGCCGGCCTCACCGGTGTTCCGGACACCTTCGTGACGCAGTTGGTGGTGATCGGTGTCGTCGCGGTGATCTTCTCCCTGAGCTCCTACATCGGCATCGATGACGGCATGCAGCGCCTCTCCAAGATGGTCTGCGTAGGTGCCCTGGGCTTCGCTGGCGTGGTGTTCCTGGTCGGCCCGACCCAGTTCACCCTGAACAACACCGCCAACGCCATCGGCCTGATGATCCAGAACTACGTGCACATGAGCCTGTTCACCGACCCGGCGGGCGACGGTGCCTTCACCCGCAACTGGACGGTGTTCTACTGGCTGTGGTGGGTGTCCTACGCACCGGGCGTGGCGATGTTCGTCACCCGCGTGTCGAAAGGCCGCAAGATCAAGGAAGTGGTGACTGCGCTGCTGCTCGGCGGTAGCGTCGGCTGCTGGTTCTTCTTCGGCGCGCTGGAAAGCTACAGCATGCACCAGTTCATCAGCGGCGCTATCGACGTGCCGCGCATCCTCAGCGAGCAAGGCGGCGAGACCGCCGTGGAAATGCTCCTGACCGCGCTGCCCTTCGGCAAGGTGTTCCTGGCGGTGTACCTGTTCATCATGGCGGTGTTCTGCGCCTCCCACATGGACGCGGCGGCCTACGCCGTGGCCGCCACCAGCACCCGCAACCTGCAGGAAGGCCAGGACCCGACGCCGACCCACCGCCTGTTCTGGTGCGTGATGCTGACCCTGATCCCGCTGGCCATGCTGTTCGCCAAGGCCTCGCTGTCCACCATGAAGACCGCCGTGGTGCTGACCGCGATCCCGTTCCTGGTGATCCTGCTGACCAAGATCTACGGCTTCTTCAAATGGATGGTGCAGGACTACGGCAGCATGCCGGCCCACCTGATCGAGGAAGAAGCGGTACGCCGTGGCCTGGACGAAAGCGTCGAGCCGCCGCAAGCGGAAGAGGGCGTGCGCCTGAAAACCGCCACCGCGCAATGA
- a CDS encoding ring-hydroxylating oxygenase subunit alpha, which translates to MNDIQRLPADFCANADEAYTIPAGYYTRPEIFDYEKEKIFANSWVCIGHRSEVAENNAYITREYIGESIIVVRGRDGELRAFYNVCPHRGHQLLQGDGKAKNVITCPYHAWTFKLDGELAHARNCDHVANFDKANSSLVQLRVEEYAGFIFVNMNKDAGSVEEQLPGLQARLRQACPVVDDLHLAARFVTETPANWKSIVDNYMECYHCAPAHPGFSDSVDVGQYTHTMFGNWSLQYGVAKPSEKSFKFDESVKDPSFSGFWVWPCTMFNAPPGGNFMTVIYEFPVSAEVTLQHYDVYFLNKDITPEQQALIEWYRDVFRPEDLRLVESVQKGLKSRGYRGQGRIMADRQRSGQSEHGIAHFHNLIAVAHLDR; encoded by the coding sequence ATGAACGATATCCAACGCCTGCCCGCCGACTTCTGCGCCAACGCCGATGAGGCCTACACCATTCCCGCCGGCTACTACACCCGTCCGGAGATCTTCGACTACGAGAAGGAAAAGATCTTCGCCAACAGCTGGGTCTGCATTGGGCACCGCAGCGAGGTCGCCGAGAACAACGCCTACATCACCCGCGAGTACATCGGCGAAAGCATCATCGTCGTGCGCGGCCGTGACGGCGAGTTGCGCGCCTTCTACAACGTCTGCCCGCACCGTGGCCACCAACTGCTGCAGGGCGACGGCAAGGCGAAGAACGTCATCACCTGCCCGTACCACGCCTGGACCTTCAAGCTCGACGGCGAGCTGGCCCACGCGCGCAACTGCGACCACGTGGCGAACTTCGACAAGGCCAACTCCAGCCTGGTGCAGCTGCGCGTGGAGGAATACGCCGGCTTCATCTTCGTCAACATGAACAAGGACGCCGGCAGCGTCGAAGAGCAGTTGCCCGGCCTCCAGGCCCGCCTGCGCCAGGCCTGCCCGGTGGTGGATGACCTGCACCTGGCCGCCCGTTTCGTCACCGAGACCCCGGCCAACTGGAAGTCCATCGTCGACAACTACATGGAGTGCTACCACTGCGCCCCGGCCCACCCGGGCTTCTCCGATTCCGTGGACGTCGGCCAGTACACCCACACCATGTTCGGCAACTGGTCCCTGCAGTACGGCGTGGCCAAGCCCTCCGAGAAGTCCTTCAAGTTCGACGAGTCGGTGAAAGATCCGTCCTTCAGCGGCTTCTGGGTCTGGCCGTGCACCATGTTCAACGCCCCGCCAGGTGGCAACTTCATGACCGTGATCTACGAGTTCCCGGTCAGCGCCGAAGTGACCCTGCAGCACTACGACGTCTACTTCCTGAACAAGGACATCACCCCCGAGCAGCAGGCGCTGATCGAGTGGTACCGCGACGTCTTCCGTCCGGAGGACCTGCGCCTGGTGGAGAGCGTGCAGAAGGGCCTGAAGTCCCGTGGCTATCGCGGCCAGGGCCGGATCATGGCTGACCGCCAGCGCAGCGGCCAGAGCGAGCACGGCATCGCCCACTTCCACAACCTGATCGCCGTCGCCCACCTGGACCGTTGA